A DNA window from Flammeovirga agarivorans contains the following coding sequences:
- a CDS encoding GMC oxidoreductase, translating into MIYDYVIIGSGFGGSVSAMRLAEKGYKVLVIEKGKRIDEKKLPKSDWNIRKFLWAPILKCFGPQSLTFFKEVFILGGVGVGGGSNVYGNTHMYPQDHFFENAAWSHLDEDWKKTLLPFYNKAKFMLGTIPFTDLHEEDYILRDVAKEMGKEESFGGVNVGVNYNSNGANESDPYFKGLGPQRGECQKCAGCMLGCRYNAKNTLEKNYLFFAEKFGAEILPETKVTNIEYNDDTYSIIVESSTSLLFKNKRTIKAKGLIVSAGVIGTMKLLLKEKYESGNLNKLSKQLGKFIRTNSEMLCGVTNADRKLNNSVAISSYFNPDENTHIEVVKYNTESGAMGRMASLATGPAQTGIRGVKLLGNIITQPFNFLKSTFKLHKWGDTSIILLVMQSLEESLTLQWKKTSFGGKLRFDPKNSYAVPAYIDIGQKVLKRYAKKVNGVPLNALSEIIMNTPMTAHILGGCSMGKDENEGVVNNKFEVHNYPNMYVLDGSIIPCNLGVNPSLTITALSEYAMSNIPEKEGNSNISLDEQLANINSQESSMID; encoded by the coding sequence ATGATTTACGATTATGTCATTATTGGTTCTGGTTTTGGAGGAAGTGTCTCAGCAATGCGTTTAGCAGAAAAAGGATACAAGGTTCTCGTTATTGAAAAAGGAAAGAGGATTGATGAAAAAAAACTACCAAAATCAGATTGGAACATTCGGAAATTTTTGTGGGCACCAATATTAAAATGTTTTGGTCCCCAAAGTCTAACTTTCTTTAAAGAAGTATTTATACTTGGGGGTGTTGGTGTTGGTGGAGGGAGTAATGTTTATGGCAATACTCATATGTATCCACAAGATCATTTTTTTGAAAATGCAGCATGGTCACATCTTGATGAAGATTGGAAAAAAACGCTTTTACCTTTCTACAACAAAGCAAAGTTTATGCTCGGTACTATCCCTTTTACAGACTTACATGAAGAAGACTATATCTTAAGGGATGTTGCAAAAGAAATGGGAAAAGAAGAGTCATTTGGTGGAGTTAATGTTGGAGTTAATTACAATAGTAATGGAGCTAATGAATCAGATCCATATTTCAAAGGTTTAGGGCCTCAAAGGGGAGAATGCCAAAAATGTGCTGGATGTATGCTTGGATGTCGTTATAATGCCAAGAATACATTAGAGAAAAACTATTTGTTTTTTGCTGAAAAGTTTGGAGCTGAGATTTTGCCAGAAACAAAAGTTACAAACATTGAATACAATGATGATACTTACTCAATCATTGTAGAAAGTAGTACTTCGTTATTATTTAAAAATAAAAGAACAATTAAAGCAAAAGGCCTTATTGTAAGTGCAGGAGTAATAGGAACCATGAAATTACTTCTAAAAGAAAAATATGAATCAGGTAATCTGAATAAATTATCTAAGCAACTGGGGAAATTTATTAGAACTAATTCTGAAATGCTTTGTGGTGTTACTAATGCAGATAGAAAGCTTAACAACTCTGTAGCAATTAGCTCATACTTCAATCCGGATGAAAATACTCATATTGAAGTTGTAAAATATAATACTGAATCTGGTGCCATGGGTAGGATGGCGTCTTTGGCGACAGGTCCTGCCCAAACGGGTATTAGAGGAGTGAAACTTCTTGGAAATATAATTACTCAACCATTTAATTTTCTAAAAAGTACTTTTAAGCTCCATAAATGGGGAGATACATCTATTATCTTATTAGTGATGCAATCTTTAGAAGAGAGTTTAACCTTACAATGGAAGAAAACTAGCTTTGGAGGAAAACTACGATTTGATCCAAAAAACAGTTATGCAGTACCCGCATATATAGATATTGGTCAAAAAGTATTGAAGAGATATGCTAAAAAGGTAAATGGTGTACCATTAAATGCTCTATCTGAAATTATTATGAATACACCAATGACTGCACATATATTGGGAGGGTGTTCAATGGGTAAAGACGAAAATGAAGGTGTGGTAAATAACAAGTTTGAGGTACATAACTACCCCAATATGTATGTCCTTGACGGTTCAATTATCCCATGTAACTTGGGTGTCAACCCTAGCTTAACCATTACTGCTTTAAGCGAATATGCTATGTCAAATATCCCAGAAAAAGAGGGGAATAGCAATATAAGCTTGGATGAACAACTAGCCAATATCAATTCACAAGAATCATCAATGATAGACTAA
- a CDS encoding TrmH family RNA methyltransferase — MNKRWSKEVRALLQKKKRKETQQFIVEGYKNLEELFRSDLEIEALFHTEKLLPLLDQYKFNSKVIDDTTTPTLLKQNGHLQTNDTGLAIVKMPSFSIPSVDDLDSFSIALDDVRDPGNLGTILRIADWYGIKNIFLSKQCTDAFAPKVIASSMGAFTRIKFHTVDLVEQLSEYKEKGIQIIGADMNGENIHDFKPKGKSIMVMGSESHGISDEIHKILSTKITIPKYGGAESLNVAIATAIICDNIKRV, encoded by the coding sequence GTGAATAAACGTTGGAGTAAAGAAGTAAGAGCATTACTTCAAAAGAAAAAAAGAAAAGAAACACAACAATTTATTGTTGAGGGGTATAAAAACCTTGAAGAATTATTTAGATCTGATTTAGAAATAGAAGCTTTATTTCATACAGAAAAACTTCTACCATTATTAGATCAATATAAATTTAATTCAAAGGTTATTGATGACACTACAACACCTACTCTTCTAAAGCAAAATGGTCATTTGCAAACTAATGATACAGGGTTAGCTATTGTAAAAATGCCTTCTTTCTCAATTCCTTCAGTTGATGACCTTGATTCGTTTAGTATTGCTTTAGACGATGTAAGAGATCCAGGGAATTTAGGAACCATTTTACGTATTGCAGATTGGTATGGAATTAAAAATATTTTCTTATCGAAACAATGTACTGATGCCTTTGCTCCTAAAGTGATTGCGTCAAGTATGGGTGCTTTTACAAGGATTAAATTCCATACTGTCGATCTAGTAGAACAATTATCTGAATATAAAGAAAAAGGAATTCAAATAATTGGTGCGGATATGAATGGAGAGAATATTCATGATTTCAAGCCAAAAGGAAAAAGTATAATGGTAATGGGTAGTGAATCTCATGGCATTAGTGATGAAATCCATAAAATCCTTTCCACTAAGATCACGATTCCTAAATATGGAGGAGCAGAATCGTTAAATGTGGCAATTGCTACTGCAATTATTTGTGATAATATCAAAAGAGTGTAA
- a CDS encoding fumarylacetoacetate hydrolase family protein → MKIICIGRNYVDHIEELNNERPDQPVIFSKPDTAVLRNNAPFYYPEFSNDIHHEVELVVKICKEGKYIQEKFASRYYDEVALGIDFTARDVQTKLKEKGLPWDLAKGFNGSAPISEFTPISEFEDIQNINFSVKLNGEEKQNGNSSMMLWNVNEIIAFVSKYITLRKGDLIFTGTPKGVSPVAIGDKIEGFIEGKKLLDFEVK, encoded by the coding sequence ATGAAAATTATTTGTATTGGCAGAAATTATGTTGATCATATTGAAGAACTAAATAACGAACGACCAGATCAACCCGTAATATTTTCAAAGCCAGACACCGCTGTTTTACGTAACAATGCCCCTTTTTATTATCCAGAATTTTCAAATGACATTCACCACGAAGTAGAATTAGTTGTAAAAATCTGTAAAGAAGGTAAATACATTCAAGAAAAGTTTGCTTCAAGATATTATGATGAAGTCGCTTTAGGTATTGATTTTACTGCAAGAGATGTACAAACTAAATTAAAAGAGAAAGGATTACCTTGGGACCTTGCAAAAGGCTTTAACGGAAGTGCTCCAATTTCTGAGTTCACCCCTATTTCTGAATTTGAAGATATTCAGAACATCAATTTTAGTGTAAAACTTAATGGTGAGGAAAAACAGAATGGTAACTCATCTATGATGCTTTGGAATGTCAATGAAATTATAGCTTTTGTTTCTAAATATATTACCCTAAGAAAGGGTGATCTTATTTTTACAGGAACTCCTAAAGGCGTTAGTCCTGTAGCCATTGGAGATAAAATTGAAGGTTTTATCGAAGGAAAAAAGCTTTTAGATTTTGAAGTGAAATAG
- a CDS encoding C40 family peptidase yields the protein MKPTFGLCIYSTLAVRGKAAHTSEMISQLLYGEAYQVLSVNRSKEWMKIKMLKDGYEGYITTGQHSDIAPEYADRYIKTEHPLVTRPIYPIFDNQKTIHLSVGSTLPFHYEKCDNMQLKYAQLHSVLPSNNEDNPIDTANKYLGVPYLWGGRSIFGIDCSGLAQTVMAAHGIQLPRDAYQQAEIGKKITFSRSKPGDLAFFNNDKGRITHVGIISDKGKIIHASHYVREDILTKDGIFSNQEGKQTHQLSHIQRLTTKFLK from the coding sequence ATGAAGCCAACATTTGGACTTTGCATATATAGTACTCTCGCTGTTCGAGGAAAGGCAGCTCATACATCAGAGATGATTTCCCAATTGTTATACGGTGAAGCTTATCAGGTTTTATCAGTTAACAGATCAAAAGAATGGATGAAAATTAAGATGTTGAAAGATGGTTATGAAGGGTATATTACGACTGGACAACATAGTGATATAGCTCCAGAATATGCTGATAGATACATTAAAACTGAGCATCCTTTAGTGACAAGACCTATATACCCTATTTTTGACAATCAAAAGACCATACATCTTTCTGTAGGCTCAACATTACCCTTTCACTATGAGAAGTGTGATAATATGCAGTTGAAATATGCTCAATTACATAGTGTCTTACCTTCAAATAATGAAGATAATCCTATCGACACAGCCAATAAGTACTTAGGAGTTCCGTATTTATGGGGAGGTCGTTCTATCTTTGGAATCGATTGTTCTGGTTTAGCTCAAACGGTAATGGCAGCACATGGTATTCAATTACCTAGAGATGCTTATCAACAGGCTGAGATTGGAAAGAAAATAACTTTCTCAAGGTCTAAACCTGGAGATTTAGCCTTTTTCAATAATGATAAAGGAAGAATAACCCATGTTGGAATTATATCTGACAAGGGTAAAATTATTCATGCTTCACATTATGTGCGAGAAGATATTCTTACAAAGGATGGTATTTTCAGTAACCAAGAAGGAAAGCAGACACACCAATTAAGTCATATTCAACGACTCACTACAAAGTTTTTAAAATAG
- a CDS encoding porin family protein, producing the protein MKKLFLSFIFFLGIVGFTSAQGIMIAGKVGTNISKIRSNRTEDFSYKPNLTFGGVIEAATSDLFSLQTECLYTMMSTKSSGTTVDLNYVDIPILAKFSFGKTTRFFFNVGPMVSILAKAKENGPTKVMDGSYTESGSTYDRNVHRYMNDSNVSLVFGCGAMVDNIMVDFRYITGISDISRVEGNDMSVSRFDITLSYALVF; encoded by the coding sequence ATGAAAAAATTATTTCTTTCTTTCATTTTTTTTCTTGGTATAGTAGGATTCACTTCAGCCCAAGGAATTATGATTGCAGGTAAAGTAGGTACGAACATTAGTAAAATCCGTTCGAATAGAACTGAGGATTTCTCATATAAACCCAACTTAACTTTTGGCGGTGTAATAGAAGCAGCCACAAGTGATTTATTTTCCCTTCAAACAGAGTGCTTATACACCATGATGAGTACAAAAAGTAGCGGGACCACTGTTGATTTAAATTATGTAGATATTCCTATTCTAGCGAAGTTCAGTTTTGGTAAGACAACAAGGTTTTTCTTTAATGTTGGTCCAATGGTGAGCATCTTAGCAAAAGCTAAAGAAAATGGCCCTACCAAAGTAATGGATGGTTCATATACAGAAAGTGGATCTACTTATGATAGAAATGTTCATCGATACATGAATGATAGTAATGTATCACTTGTTTTTGGATGTGGAGCCATGGTAGATAATATCATGGTAGATTTTAGATATATTACTGGTATTTCAGACATTTCAAGAGTAGAAGGAAATGATATGTCTGTTAGTCGTTTTGATATAACATTATCTTATGCATTGGTTTTCTAA
- a CDS encoding serine hydrolase domain-containing protein, with protein MIKNILIFLFSCLIITSCKQHEEQKSNKEEVLTQSTFTLDTLTQSEKDFYYHIFDSTFNKLHKKRRFNGVVLGGKNKQIVYKKAFGYRNIRRRIKLQDDDPFQLASVSKQFTAAAIMLLAQDSLLSYSDSVNKFFPDLPYPGITIKMLLDHRSGLPNYIYLMDKKIKDKQSPIYNKLCIEYLTEFAPGKYGSPDKRFRYSNSNYMLLAGIVEKVSGQSFETFLDDRIFTPLHMDSTFTFTDKKVHQENVPIGHTGRGRQYEDFFLNGVLGDKSVYSNVEDMFKWHVALLQDSLLKQETLEEAYTFQSPLRKGNYNYGYGWRLFKTSDKDIVVYHGGWWRGFSTMFVHFPKTEAFLIILSNRVNHSFVNLDAVYDALEIPEFKRRK; from the coding sequence GTGATTAAAAATATTCTCATATTTCTTTTCAGTTGTCTCATTATAACTTCATGCAAACAACATGAAGAGCAAAAGAGCAATAAAGAAGAGGTTCTTACTCAAAGTACTTTTACCCTAGATACACTAACACAATCAGAAAAAGATTTTTACTATCATATTTTTGATTCAACCTTTAATAAGTTACATAAAAAAAGAAGGTTCAATGGTGTAGTTTTAGGAGGAAAGAATAAACAGATTGTTTATAAAAAAGCATTCGGATATAGAAATATTAGAAGAAGGATTAAATTACAAGATGATGATCCTTTTCAATTGGCTTCTGTATCTAAGCAGTTTACTGCTGCTGCAATAATGTTATTAGCACAAGACTCTTTGTTATCCTATAGTGATAGTGTAAATAAATTCTTCCCTGATTTACCTTATCCAGGTATTACCATTAAAATGTTGTTAGATCATAGATCAGGTCTGCCAAACTATATCTATTTAATGGACAAAAAGATTAAGGATAAGCAATCTCCCATTTATAATAAATTGTGTATCGAATATCTTACTGAATTTGCTCCAGGCAAATATGGTTCACCTGATAAGAGATTTAGATACTCAAACTCTAACTATATGTTATTGGCAGGTATAGTAGAGAAAGTATCAGGACAATCTTTTGAGACTTTTCTTGATGATCGAATTTTCACTCCATTACATATGGATAGTACTTTCACTTTTACCGATAAGAAAGTTCACCAAGAGAATGTCCCTATTGGACATACTGGTCGAGGTAGACAGTACGAAGATTTCTTTTTAAATGGAGTTTTAGGTGATAAAAGCGTTTATTCTAATGTAGAAGATATGTTTAAATGGCATGTCGCTTTGTTACAAGACTCTTTATTAAAACAAGAGACTTTAGAAGAAGCCTATACATTTCAAAGCCCTCTAAGAAAAGGAAACTACAATTATGGTTATGGCTGGAGGTTATTTAAAACTTCAGACAAAGACATCGTTGTGTATCACGGAGGATGGTGGAGAGGTTTTTCTACTATGTTCGTTCATTTTCCTAAAACAGAAGCATTCTTAATTATACTAAGTAATCGAGTCAATCATTCTTTTGTAAATTTAGATGCAGTATATGATGCTTTAGAAATTCCAGAATTCAAAAGAAGAAAATAG
- the murQ gene encoding N-acetylmuramic acid 6-phosphate etherase, whose protein sequence is MITESSSNYNNLENMDVNELLHSMNKEDKSVPQAIERSIPQIEELVKQIVPRMKNGGRLFYIGAGTSGRLGIVDASECPPTFGVPFDLVIGIIAGGDGAIRKAVEHAEDDPKQAWIDLQEYNIGENDTLIGIAASGRTPYVIGGLEEANKNNILTGCIVCNPNSKMAEVANYPVEVIVGPEFVTGSTRMKAGTAQKLSLNMISTSVMIQLGKVKGNKMVDMQLTNHKLEKRALKMVIDETGANEDLAQDLLEKHSSVRKAIEAFNKLNN, encoded by the coding sequence ATGATCACAGAATCATCATCTAATTATAATAATCTTGAGAACATGGATGTAAATGAACTTTTACATTCCATGAACAAAGAAGATAAATCCGTTCCTCAAGCAATTGAGAGATCAATTCCACAAATTGAAGAATTAGTAAAGCAGATCGTTCCCAGAATGAAAAATGGTGGACGATTGTTTTATATCGGGGCAGGTACAAGTGGAAGACTTGGAATAGTTGATGCTTCTGAGTGCCCTCCTACCTTTGGTGTTCCATTTGATCTTGTCATTGGAATTATTGCTGGTGGAGATGGAGCGATTAGAAAGGCAGTGGAACATGCTGAAGATGATCCAAAACAGGCTTGGATAGACCTACAAGAGTATAATATTGGTGAAAACGATACACTAATAGGTATTGCTGCTTCCGGAAGAACTCCTTATGTAATTGGAGGTCTTGAAGAAGCAAATAAAAACAACATTCTTACAGGATGTATTGTTTGCAATCCCAATAGTAAAATGGCTGAAGTAGCGAATTATCCTGTAGAAGTTATTGTCGGACCTGAATTTGTAACAGGTAGTACAAGAATGAAGGCGGGTACCGCACAAAAGCTTTCATTAAACATGATTTCTACTTCCGTTATGATTCAGTTAGGTAAAGTGAAAGGCAATAAGATGGTTGATATGCAATTAACCAATCATAAGCTTGAAAAAAGAGCACTTAAAATGGTCATCGATGAAACCGGTGCAAATGAAGACCTTGCTCAAGATCTCTTAGAAAAACACTC
- the ade gene encoding adenine deaminase, giving the protein MEKIIFGNIVDVHRRIIYPGKLTIAGKHIKDIRYDEEAKGSDKYIMPGFVDAHIHIESSMLSPTEFAKIAVRHGTVATVSDPHEIANVLGVEGVNYMIEEGKKTPFKFNYGAPSCVPATDFETSGARITSKDIKNLMIKNEIKYLAEMMNWPGVLNNDEEVYKKIQAAKESNKPIDGHAPGLKGKDAEKYASAGISTDHECIELDEALDKINAGMKILIREGSAAKNYEALSPLLKSHTEQLMFCTDDSHPHELINGHIDRFIRRSFDIGADLFEVIKIASIYPINHYNLDVGQLRKGDFADFVVIESMTQFKPVATYINGEKVAENGRELFTTPTPTLINNFNCSHKMVEEIQVSVKDKKVRTIVAHDGQLITSSEIIDSSQLRQQDALKMVVINRYNDAPPSIGYIKGFGLKEGAIASTVAHDCHNIIAVGVNDEEIIKAVNEVIRTKGGIAVSNIDEVTSFPLPIAGLMSDLSGEVAAEKYNELLEIAKSLGSTLHDPYMTLSFMALLVIPALKLSDKGLFDGQKFEFVSLTD; this is encoded by the coding sequence ATGGAGAAGATTATCTTTGGGAATATTGTAGATGTTCATAGAAGAATCATCTACCCTGGAAAATTAACAATAGCTGGAAAGCACATCAAAGATATTAGATATGATGAGGAGGCTAAAGGTTCCGATAAATACATAATGCCGGGTTTTGTAGATGCCCATATACATATAGAAAGTAGTATGCTCTCTCCTACTGAATTTGCAAAAATTGCTGTGAGACATGGGACTGTAGCTACAGTATCAGACCCACATGAAATTGCTAATGTACTGGGTGTTGAGGGCGTTAATTATATGATAGAGGAAGGGAAAAAAACGCCTTTCAAATTTAATTACGGGGCTCCGTCATGTGTTCCTGCTACCGATTTTGAAACTTCAGGAGCAAGAATCACTTCTAAAGATATTAAGAATCTTATGATTAAAAATGAGATCAAATATCTTGCAGAAATGATGAATTGGCCTGGTGTTTTGAATAATGATGAAGAGGTCTATAAAAAAATACAAGCAGCTAAAGAAAGTAATAAACCAATAGATGGTCATGCACCTGGTCTTAAAGGAAAAGATGCTGAAAAATATGCTTCGGCAGGTATATCAACGGATCATGAATGTATTGAGCTTGATGAAGCATTGGACAAGATAAATGCAGGTATGAAAATTCTTATTAGAGAAGGTAGTGCAGCTAAAAACTATGAAGCATTATCTCCTTTACTAAAATCTCATACAGAGCAATTAATGTTTTGTACAGATGACTCCCATCCTCATGAATTAATAAATGGACATATAGATCGATTTATTAGAAGATCATTTGATATTGGGGCTGATTTATTTGAAGTTATCAAAATTGCATCCATCTATCCTATCAACCATTATAACTTAGACGTAGGGCAATTAAGAAAAGGTGATTTTGCTGACTTTGTTGTAATAGAAAGCATGACCCAATTTAAGCCTGTTGCTACTTATATTAATGGTGAAAAAGTAGCTGAAAATGGACGAGAATTATTCACTACCCCAACTCCTACATTAATCAATAATTTCAATTGTTCTCATAAAATGGTTGAAGAGATACAGGTCAGTGTAAAGGATAAAAAAGTCAGAACAATTGTAGCTCATGATGGACAATTGATCACTTCTTCTGAAATAATAGATAGTTCTCAGCTAAGACAACAAGATGCTTTAAAAATGGTTGTCATTAATCGATATAATGATGCACCACCATCAATTGGATATATCAAAGGATTCGGTTTAAAAGAAGGTGCAATAGCTTCTACCGTAGCCCATGATTGTCATAATATCATTGCAGTAGGTGTAAATGATGAGGAAATAATCAAGGCTGTAAATGAGGTAATCCGAACGAAAGGTGGCATTGCAGTATCAAATATCGATGAAGTCACTAGTTTTCCATTACCAATTGCAGGACTTATGTCTGATTTATCTGGAGAAGTAGCTGCAGAAAAATATAATGAATTGTTAGAAATTGCTAAATCTTTAGGTTCTACTCTTCATGATCCATATATGACACTGTCATTTATGGCTCTTTTAGTGATTCCTGCATTAAAATTAAGTGATAAAGGGCTATTTGATGGCCAAAAATTTGAGTTTGTCTCTTTGACAGATTAA
- a CDS encoding zinc ribbon domain-containing protein, translating into MENTVAQRIEALSKVQQIDSELDAIRKLRGDLPEEVQDLEDEIVGFETRIENLKRDLAEVEANIDQYRGKIQDFKKRIVYLEEQQMNVRNNREFDAITKEMEMLDLDIQVAQKKIRDNEAEEKIKRERVLSTKDKLEERKKDLSTKKSELDEIMAESEVDEQKLLKQREKATKHLDERLLRSYNKIRENSSNGLAVVSVKRGACGGCFNTVPPQRQADIREKKKLIVCEHCGRVLTDVEIIEEPEPAPKRRSTRGRKAATKK; encoded by the coding sequence ATGGAGAATACTGTCGCCCAAAGAATCGAGGCGCTTTCGAAAGTACAACAAATCGATAGCGAACTAGATGCAATCCGCAAATTACGCGGCGACTTGCCAGAAGAAGTTCAAGACCTAGAGGATGAGATCGTAGGTTTCGAAACACGCATAGAAAACTTAAAAAGAGATCTTGCGGAGGTTGAGGCAAATATTGATCAATACAGAGGTAAAATTCAAGACTTCAAAAAGCGTATCGTCTATTTAGAAGAACAACAAATGAACGTTAGAAATAACCGTGAATTTGATGCCATTACTAAAGAGATGGAAATGCTTGATCTTGATATTCAAGTAGCTCAAAAGAAGATTCGTGATAACGAAGCTGAAGAAAAAATTAAGCGTGAGCGTGTATTGAGCACTAAAGATAAACTTGAGGAGCGTAAAAAAGATCTTTCAACTAAAAAGAGTGAGCTTGATGAAATCATGGCTGAATCTGAAGTTGATGAGCAAAAGCTTCTTAAGCAAAGAGAAAAAGCGACTAAACATCTTGATGAGAGATTATTAAGATCTTATAATAAGATTAGAGAAAATTCATCAAATGGTCTTGCTGTAGTATCTGTAAAAAGAGGTGCTTGTGGAGGTTGTTTCAATACTGTTCCACCACAAAGACAAGCAGATATTCGTGAGAAAAAGAAACTAATCGTTTGTGAGCACTGTGGTAGAGTTCTAACTGATGTGGAAATCATCGAAGAGCCGGAACCAGCTCCAAAACGTAGATCTACAAGAGGTAGAAAAGCAGCTACTAAAAAATAA